One genomic region from Augochlora pura isolate Apur16 chromosome 7, APUR_v2.2.1, whole genome shotgun sequence encodes:
- the LOC144473090 gene encoding ubiquitin-conjugating enzyme E2 W, translated as MAAMSPSKRRLQKELMSLIREPPPGVHVDGDLAGQNLTQWIVHMDGAKGTLYEGERFQLQFKFSSKYPFDSPEVTFIGGNIPVHPHIYSNGHICLSILTDDWSPALSVQSVCLSIVSMLSSCKEKKRPPDNSFYVSTCSKNPKKTKWWYHDDSV; from the exons ATGGCGGCAATGTCCCCGTCGAAG cgAAGGCTCCAAAAGGAGCTAATGTCCTTAATACGTGAACCTCCACCGGGTGTACACGTAGATGGTGACCTTGCTGGTCAAAATTTAACACAATGGATTGTTCACATGGACGGTGCAAAGGGCACTCTGTACGAAGGAGAACGATTTCAactgcaatttaaatttagcTCTAAATACCCATTCGATTCGCCGGAAGTAACTTTCATAGGTGGTAATATACCAGTTCATCCACATATTTATAGCAACGGTCATATCTGCCTATCAATACTGACTGACGATTGGTCTCCAGCGCTAAGTGTGCAAAGCGTTTGTTTAAGTATTGTGTCGATGCTAAGCAGTTGTAAAGAAAAG AAGAGGCCACCTGATAATTCATTTTACGTGTCAACGTGTAGCAAAAATCCAAAGAAAACGAAATGGTGGTATCATG